A genome region from Chryseobacterium sp. G0186 includes the following:
- a CDS encoding aldehyde dehydrogenase family protein, which translates to MSTITEPRSTTLLQRPEFKNRYDNYIDGKFTPPVKGQYFDVVSPVDGKKFTQVAHSSKEDLELAVDAAEKAFQTWKNTSSTERSIILNKIADRIEQNLEYLATVETIDNGKAVRETLAADMPLAIDHFRYFASVIRADEGSHNELDKDTVSLIVHEPLGVIAQIIPWNFPILMAVWKLAPALAAGNCVVLKPAESTPVSIMVLMELIGDLLPAGVINIVNGFGAELGRALVTNPKVAKAAFTGSTATGRLVMQYATENIIPVTLELGGKSPNVFFNSVMDADDEFLDKAIEGAVLFALNQGEICTCPSRLLVQEDIADAFIERVVERVKAIKVGNPLDKTVMMGAQASQIQKDKILSYIQLGVEEGAEVLVGGDANNLGEDLEGGFYIQPTIFKGNNKMRIFQEEIFGPVLAFTTFKDEEEAVKIANDTIYGLGAGVWTRDAHQLYNIPRQIEAGRVWVNQYHSYPAGAPFGGYKQSGIGRENHKMMLDHYRQTKNMLISYNKNKLGFF; encoded by the coding sequence ATGAGCACTATTACAGAACCAAGATCAACGACTCTTTTACAGCGTCCGGAGTTTAAGAACAGATATGATAACTATATTGACGGTAAATTTACCCCTCCTGTTAAAGGGCAATATTTTGATGTAGTCTCACCCGTAGATGGTAAAAAATTTACTCAGGTAGCCCATTCATCCAAAGAAGATCTGGAGTTGGCGGTAGATGCAGCGGAAAAAGCATTTCAAACCTGGAAAAATACATCCTCTACAGAAAGGAGCATCATCCTGAATAAAATCGCAGACAGAATAGAGCAGAACCTGGAATATCTCGCTACAGTAGAAACCATTGATAACGGTAAGGCTGTAAGAGAAACATTGGCCGCAGATATGCCTCTTGCAATTGATCATTTCAGATATTTTGCCTCTGTAATTCGTGCAGATGAGGGTTCACATAATGAACTGGATAAAGATACCGTATCTCTTATTGTTCACGAACCACTTGGAGTCATCGCACAAATTATCCCTTGGAATTTCCCGATCCTTATGGCGGTATGGAAACTAGCTCCGGCATTGGCAGCAGGAAACTGTGTAGTCTTAAAACCGGCAGAAAGTACCCCTGTTTCCATTATGGTTTTAATGGAACTGATTGGAGACCTCTTACCTGCAGGAGTGATCAATATCGTTAATGGTTTCGGAGCAGAATTAGGAAGAGCATTGGTTACCAATCCTAAGGTTGCCAAGGCTGCATTTACAGGTTCTACTGCTACAGGCCGTCTGGTGATGCAGTATGCCACAGAAAATATCATTCCTGTGACATTAGAACTGGGTGGGAAGTCTCCTAACGTATTCTTCAACTCCGTAATGGATGCAGATGATGAATTTTTAGATAAGGCCATTGAGGGAGCTGTACTTTTTGCCCTTAACCAGGGAGAAATCTGTACATGTCCGTCAAGATTACTCGTTCAGGAAGATATTGCAGATGCCTTTATAGAAAGAGTAGTAGAAAGAGTGAAGGCGATTAAAGTTGGAAACCCATTGGATAAAACCGTAATGATGGGTGCGCAGGCTTCGCAAATTCAAAAAGATAAAATTCTGTCTTACATTCAGTTAGGAGTAGAAGAAGGAGCCGAAGTTTTGGTTGGAGGAGATGCCAATAATTTAGGAGAAGACCTTGAGGGCGGGTTCTATATCCAGCCTACTATTTTCAAAGGAAATAATAAAATGAGGATTTTCCAGGAAGAGATCTTCGGTCCTGTGTTGGCATTTACCACCTTTAAGGATGAAGAAGAAGCTGTAAAAATAGCCAATGACACAATCTATGGATTAGGAGCAGGGGTCTGGACTAGAGATGCCCATCAGCTGTATAACATTCCACGTCAGATTGAAGCGGGAAGAGTTTGGGTAAACCAGTATCACTCATACCCTGCAGGAGCACCTTTCGGAGGATACAAACAGTCCGGAATAGGAAGAGAAAATCATAAAATGATGCTTGACCATTACCGTCAGACCAAAAACATGCTGATTTCCTATAACAAAAACAAGTTAGGTTTCTTTTAA
- a CDS encoding AraC family transcriptional regulator, whose amino-acid sequence MNNNSKFLLNTPELTQERHLLSLVENQTTFNLNNCEFSIYETHQAAFGVKLHFETIAFTAMLRGKKHMKLDNKTNYFDYFPGESILVAPGETMVIDFPEADETATQCISLSLNPDFIEDSLNYLNYHLPKVDEASQWNIQLDEYFLFNNQALTSATNNIMRIAMDDNSQKDIMADFALKELLIRLMQTQARSLVEKNMVKNKSRIGFVVDYIKRNLHQKLSIDSIAKLAYVSKSNFFKMFRDELGVSPNDFILQERINRAKELLAGQNSIKETAFQTGFSDTNYFTRVFKQLVGVTPKSYQNAKIYSE is encoded by the coding sequence ATGAATAACAATAGCAAGTTTTTATTAAACACTCCTGAATTAACCCAGGAGAGGCATCTATTGAGTCTTGTTGAAAATCAGACGACATTCAATCTAAACAATTGTGAATTCAGTATTTATGAAACTCATCAGGCCGCTTTTGGGGTAAAACTTCACTTTGAAACCATTGCTTTTACAGCAATGCTAAGGGGCAAAAAGCATATGAAACTGGATAACAAGACTAATTATTTTGATTATTTTCCAGGAGAAAGCATTTTGGTTGCCCCTGGAGAGACAATGGTTATTGATTTTCCTGAGGCTGATGAAACCGCTACCCAATGTATTTCCTTAAGTTTAAATCCTGATTTTATAGAGGATTCCCTCAATTATTTAAACTATCATCTTCCGAAAGTGGATGAAGCTTCTCAATGGAATATTCAGCTGGATGAGTATTTTCTTTTTAATAATCAGGCGTTGACTTCTGCTACCAACAATATTATGAGAATAGCCATGGATGATAATTCCCAAAAGGATATCATGGCTGATTTTGCCCTGAAAGAACTTCTGATAAGATTGATGCAGACACAGGCAAGAAGTCTGGTAGAAAAAAATATGGTGAAAAATAAATCAAGGATAGGATTTGTAGTAGACTATATCAAAAGAAATCTGCACCAAAAACTATCGATTGACAGTATAGCCAAGCTTGCGTATGTAAGTAAATCCAATTTCTTTAAGATGTTCAGAGATGAACTGGGAGTTTCTCCGAATGATTTTATTCTACAGGAAAGAATCAATAGAGCCAAGGAATTATTGGCAGGGCAAAACAGCATTAAGGAAACCGCTTTCCAGACAGGGTTTTC